From a region of the Triticum aestivum cultivar Chinese Spring chromosome 7D, IWGSC CS RefSeq v2.1, whole genome shotgun sequence genome:
- the LOC123169419 gene encoding uncharacterized protein KIAA0930 homolog isoform X2, whose product MAAATLRSALLSSCALRRLASASAPRAPRLTQPKVQGFARARRSYPAAFAASAMSTSSGAKEAPANNPGLQAEVDPATKGYFMQQLEKLINANSTEVDWERSFYLNLVAHTSYTVTVALCSISNLCNRADKSKRLPPIYKVSKTVYASPSRVNFRLDQRKAVETVPAYPNIYFSVDDIDDPFDAVVLSDPEHCYCVILNAHDGAAFPEESESSNVGSNIQSGINSGSSGENPPKVHSLPK is encoded by the exons ATGGCCGCCGCCACACTCcgctccgccctcctctcctcctgcgccctccgccggctcgcctccgcctccgcgccgCGCGCCCCCCGCCTCACCCAGCCCAAG GTGCAGGGGTTCGCCCGGGCTCGCCGGTCCTACCCGGCCGCGTTCGCCGCCTCCGCCATGTCGACGTCGTCGGGGGCCAAGGAGGCGCCGGCCAACAACCCGGGCCTGCAGGCCGAGGTCGACCCCGCCACCAAGGGCTACTTCATGCAGCAG CTTGAAAAGCTCATAAATGCTAATTCAACTGAGGTTGATTGGGAACGTTCCTTCTATTTGAATTTAGTCGCTCACACGTCATATACTGTCACAGTGGCATTGTGCAG TATCAGCAATCTTTGCAATCGTGCAGACAAAAGCAAGCGGTTGCCTCCAATTTACAAGGTTTCAAAAACTGTATATGCATCCCCTAGCCGTGTAAATTTCCGCCTTGATCAAAGAAAG GCTGTAGAGACAGTACCTGCATATCCGAACATTTATTTCTCAGTTGATGACATCGATGATCCTTTTGATGCTGTG GTTTTGTCAGACCCAGAACACTGCTATTGTGTGATTCTCAATGCGCATGATGGGGCAGCATTTCCTGAAGAAAGCGAATCAAGCAATGTCGGTTCAAATATACAATCTGGGATCAACTCTGGGAGCAGTGGAGAGAACCCACCAAAGGTTCACTCTCTTCCTAAATGA
- the LOC123169063 gene encoding disease resistance protein RGA4 has protein sequence MEAVVTAAATSVVEWMVPKLFDSLLAKHKLRKSLEIDINYIKKEFAMISAVIQDDDRRSGCRGGREDVNMVWINMVRELAHAIEDCIDRFMHRVTANPDTGRRCQAVHRVKTLKARNKFAAEIQLLKRRSEDLFQLRDTYSNTSSSTSSPRWSLSSEQTDTPTAIEDDEDGTQLAASIPMPVGMDGPHNELLDLIQQEQQLKVITIVGFHGMGKTLLANHVYKAIESQYEARAWVPPRKLGGNWAAADVLKEILRQLRHLPLPTSGGLAQLKASIKECIGTKRFFIVVDDLQKKTHWHAIKAAFMGLSGRFLVTTSIQQVANTCSSSSVHDNVYTMATLADQHSRLLFFKEAFQDDDLPPHAEELGSEALKKCDGLPLALVATARFLQSTGNPTPREWARLCANLGTHLETDELFARMRRVLVQSYTSLDTQVARTFLLYLGTYPSGRPIKKSSLLRRWLAEGLSPVDNTCSDVDAAISNFDKLVDRSIIQPTDASGNSTEVKTCHTHGMMLEFVLRKSMSDNFVTVLYDGQSTPRLPNNIRRLALHHARPREVQGLTLVRSLTILGEAHPSVLDFSKYELLRVLDLEECIVPLEDGHLKLICRKLLLLRYLCLGKAVIATVLPKEISKLQLLDTLDVRTTPIEILPTQVLELPCLVHLFGKFKLKQGVGDRKMSKLQTWLSMKSKLETLAGFVVDNSKSQEFAQLMYNMNDLTKVKIWCESTADTSSSSHLSKAIKGFIERSTEFKGTPSLSLNFEGELSQDILDFSLEKRKQSCCYLESLKLHGSKICSLPRFVAFLGGLTKVSLSAPQLSLSQDFLAALRKMPGLLHLKLVATSLDKFVITKGELESLTRLTIVVESMVCQLDIHVGALPRLKSLQLLCKNLDGSTFSTSAVHSFRHLEEISLHREVGDETKNKWKEAAKNHPTRRPKILFL, from the exons ATGGAGGCTGTGGTGACGGCGGCGGCCACCTCAGTCGTGGAGTGGATGGTGCCGAAGCTCTTTGATTCCTTGCTGGCAAAGCACAAGCTCCGGAAGAGCCTGGAGATTGACATCAACTACATCAAGAAGGAGTTTGCTATGATTTCGGCCGTCATCCAGGATGATGATCGCCGCAGCGGCTGTCGTGGCGGCCGTGAAGATGTGAATATGGTGTGGATCAATATGGTGCGTGAATTGGCGCACGCCATAGAGGACTGCATCGACCGCTTCATGCACCGTGTGACGGCCAACCCAGACACTGGGAGACGGTGCCAGGCTGTCCACCGGGTGAAGACGTTGAAGGCCCGGAACAAGTTTGCTGCGGAGATCCAGCTGCTCAAGAGGAGATCAGAGGATTTATTCCAGCTGAGAGACACATACAGCAACACTAGCAGCAGCACCTCCTCACCAAGGTGGTCATTGTCGTCTGAACAGACAGACACGCCGACGGCAATTGAGGACGACGAGGATGGCACCCAATTAGCAGCATCCATCCCCATGCCCGTGGGTATGGACGGTCCCCACAATGAGCTCCTGGATCTTATCCAGCAGGAGCAGCAGCTGAAAGTGATTACCATTGTGGGGTTCCATGGTATGGGGAAGACTCTTCTTGCAAATCATGTGTACAAGGCGATTGAGAGCCAATACGAAGCAAGGGCTTGGGTCCCTCCAAGGAAACTAGGGGGAAACTGGGCAGCCGCGGATGTTCTCAAGGAGATACTCCGGCAGCTTCGCCACCTTCCCCTGCCCACCAGTGGCGGTCTCGCCCAGCTTAAGGCAAGCATCAAAGAGTGCATTGGGACAAAGAG GTTCTTCATTGTAGTTGATGACTTGCAGAAAAAAACACATTGGCATGCCATAAAGGCAGCCTTCATGGGTTTAAGTGGCAGATTTCTGGTAACAACGTCCATTCAGCAAGTAGCAAACACATGCAGCAGCTCATCTGTTCATGATAATGTTTACACAATGGCAACTCTTGCCGACCAACACTCAAGACTATTATTCTTCAAGGAGGCTTTCCAAGATGATGATCTACCGCCACATGCGGAGGAGCTCGGCTCCGAAGCTCTCAAGAAATGTGATGGCCTTCCCCTTGCTCTTGTTGCCACTGCCAGGTTCTTGCAAAGCACAGGTAATCCAACACCCAGGGAGTGGGCAAGGTTATGTGCCAACCTGGGTACACATCTGGAGACTGATGAGCTATTTGCAAGAATGAGGCGTGTGCTTGTGCAGAGCTACACCAGCCTTGATACCCAGGTTGCCAGGACATTCTTGCTCTATTTGGGTACCTACCCAAGTGGTCGTCCTATCAAGAAATCAAGCTTGTTAAGGAGATGGTTAGCAGAAGGGTTGTCCCCAGTAGACAATACATGTAGTGATGTTGATGCTGCCATTAGCAATTTCGATAAGCTTGTTGACCGGAGCATCATCCAGCCAACGGATGCCAGCGGTAACAGCACAGAGGTGAAGACATGCCATACCCATGGCATGATGCTGGAGTTCGTCCTGCGCAAGTCCATGTCCGACAACTTCGTTACCGTGTTGTATGATGGGCAGTCTACCCCACGCCTACCCAATAACATCCGCCGGCTTGCTCTGCATCATGCAAGGCCCAGAGAGGTGCAAGGTTTAACTCTTGTTCGCTCACTGACAATCTTGGGCGAGGCGCACCCATCTGTCCTGGACTTCTCCAAGTATGAACTGCTGCGAGTTTTGGATCTGGAAGAGTGCATTGTACCCTTGGAGGATGGCCATCTCAAGTTGATATGCAGAAAACTGTTGCTGCTGAGGTACCTATGCCTTGGGAAAGCTGTTATTGCTACGGTGCTTCCCAAGGAGATCAGCAAGCTTCAATTATTGGATACACTGGATGTGAGAACTACACCGATAGAGATTCTGCCAACGCAAGTCCTGGAGCTGCCATGTCTAGTTCATCTCTTTGGGAAGTTCAAGCTCAAGCAAGGTGTAGGAGACAGGAAAATGAGTAAGCTACAGACTTGGTTGTCAATGAAGAGCAAATTGGAAACACTGGCAGGGTTTGTTGTGGACAACAGCAAGAGCCAAGAGTTTGCACAGCTCATGTACAATATGAATGATTTGACAAAGGTGAAAATATGGTGCGAGTCTACGGCCGACACCAGCAGCTCAAGTCATCTCTCAAAGGCCATCAAGGGGTTCATTGAGAGAAGCACCGAGTTCAAAGGGACCCCTTCGCTCTCACTAAATTTCGAGGGCGAGTTGTCCCAAGACATACTGGATTTCTCTCTGGAGAAAAGAAAGCAATCTTGCTGCTATCTTGAATCGCTCAAGCTGCATGGAAGCAAGATATGCAGCCTGCCCCGCTTTGTTGCCTTTCTGGGTGGTCTCACTAAGGTAAGCCTTTCAGCCCCTCAGCTGAGCCTGAGCCAAGACTTCCTAGCTGCCCTGAGAAAAATGCCCGGCCTGTTGCACTTGAAGCTGGTGGCAACTAGCCTGGACAAGTTCGTCATCACAAAAGGTGAGCTCGAGAGCCTGACACGCCTGACCATTGTGGTGGAATCCATGGTTTGTCAGCTGGATATCCATGTGGGAGCTCTACCTCGCCTCAAGTCGCTGCAGCTGCTATGCAAAAATCTAGATGGCTCTACTTTCAGCACGTCAGCAGTCCACTCCTTTCGACATCTTGAGGAGATTTCTCTGCATCGCGAAGTGGGCGATGAAACAAAAAATAAGTGGAAAGAAGCAGCAAAGAATCACCCAACTCGTCGTCCCAAGATCTTGTTCCTCTAG
- the LOC123169419 gene encoding uncharacterized protein isoform X1: MAAATLRSALLSSCALRRLASASAPRAPRLTQPKVQGFARARRSYPAAFAASAMSTSSGAKEAPANNPGLQAEVDPATKGYFMQQALEKLINANSTEVDWERSFYLNLVAHTSYTVTVALCSISNLCNRADKSKRLPPIYKVSKTVYASPSRVNFRLDQRKAVETVPAYPNIYFSVDDIDDPFDAVVLSDPEHCYCVILNAHDGAAFPEESESSNVGSNIQSGINSGSSGENPPKVHSLPK; this comes from the exons ATGGCCGCCGCCACACTCcgctccgccctcctctcctcctgcgccctccgccggctcgcctccgcctccgcgccgCGCGCCCCCCGCCTCACCCAGCCCAAG GTGCAGGGGTTCGCCCGGGCTCGCCGGTCCTACCCGGCCGCGTTCGCCGCCTCCGCCATGTCGACGTCGTCGGGGGCCAAGGAGGCGCCGGCCAACAACCCGGGCCTGCAGGCCGAGGTCGACCCCGCCACCAAGGGCTACTTCATGCAGCAGGCA CTTGAAAAGCTCATAAATGCTAATTCAACTGAGGTTGATTGGGAACGTTCCTTCTATTTGAATTTAGTCGCTCACACGTCATATACTGTCACAGTGGCATTGTGCAG TATCAGCAATCTTTGCAATCGTGCAGACAAAAGCAAGCGGTTGCCTCCAATTTACAAGGTTTCAAAAACTGTATATGCATCCCCTAGCCGTGTAAATTTCCGCCTTGATCAAAGAAAG GCTGTAGAGACAGTACCTGCATATCCGAACATTTATTTCTCAGTTGATGACATCGATGATCCTTTTGATGCTGTG GTTTTGTCAGACCCAGAACACTGCTATTGTGTGATTCTCAATGCGCATGATGGGGCAGCATTTCCTGAAGAAAGCGAATCAAGCAATGTCGGTTCAAATATACAATCTGGGATCAACTCTGGGAGCAGTGGAGAGAACCCACCAAAGGTTCACTCTCTTCCTAAATGA
- the LOC123169419 gene encoding uncharacterized protein isoform X3 has protein sequence MAAATLRSALLSSCALRRLASASAPRAPRLTQPKGFARARRSYPAAFAASAMSTSSGAKEAPANNPGLQAEVDPATKGYFMQQALEKLINANSTEVDWERSFYLNLVAHTSYTVTVALCSISNLCNRADKSKRLPPIYKVSKTVYASPSRVNFRLDQRKAVETVPAYPNIYFSVDDIDDPFDAVVLSDPEHCYCVILNAHDGAAFPEESESSNVGSNIQSGINSGSSGENPPKVHSLPK, from the exons ATGGCCGCCGCCACACTCcgctccgccctcctctcctcctgcgccctccgccggctcgcctccgcctccgcgccgCGCGCCCCCCGCCTCACCCAGCCCAAG GGGTTCGCCCGGGCTCGCCGGTCCTACCCGGCCGCGTTCGCCGCCTCCGCCATGTCGACGTCGTCGGGGGCCAAGGAGGCGCCGGCCAACAACCCGGGCCTGCAGGCCGAGGTCGACCCCGCCACCAAGGGCTACTTCATGCAGCAGGCA CTTGAAAAGCTCATAAATGCTAATTCAACTGAGGTTGATTGGGAACGTTCCTTCTATTTGAATTTAGTCGCTCACACGTCATATACTGTCACAGTGGCATTGTGCAG TATCAGCAATCTTTGCAATCGTGCAGACAAAAGCAAGCGGTTGCCTCCAATTTACAAGGTTTCAAAAACTGTATATGCATCCCCTAGCCGTGTAAATTTCCGCCTTGATCAAAGAAAG GCTGTAGAGACAGTACCTGCATATCCGAACATTTATTTCTCAGTTGATGACATCGATGATCCTTTTGATGCTGTG GTTTTGTCAGACCCAGAACACTGCTATTGTGTGATTCTCAATGCGCATGATGGGGCAGCATTTCCTGAAGAAAGCGAATCAAGCAATGTCGGTTCAAATATACAATCTGGGATCAACTCTGGGAGCAGTGGAGAGAACCCACCAAAGGTTCACTCTCTTCCTAAATGA
- the LOC123169419 gene encoding uncharacterized protein KIAA0930 homolog isoform X4 yields the protein MAAATLRSALLSSCALRRLASASAPRAPRLTQPKGFARARRSYPAAFAASAMSTSSGAKEAPANNPGLQAEVDPATKGYFMQQLEKLINANSTEVDWERSFYLNLVAHTSYTVTVALCSISNLCNRADKSKRLPPIYKVSKTVYASPSRVNFRLDQRKAVETVPAYPNIYFSVDDIDDPFDAVVLSDPEHCYCVILNAHDGAAFPEESESSNVGSNIQSGINSGSSGENPPKVHSLPK from the exons ATGGCCGCCGCCACACTCcgctccgccctcctctcctcctgcgccctccgccggctcgcctccgcctccgcgccgCGCGCCCCCCGCCTCACCCAGCCCAAG GGGTTCGCCCGGGCTCGCCGGTCCTACCCGGCCGCGTTCGCCGCCTCCGCCATGTCGACGTCGTCGGGGGCCAAGGAGGCGCCGGCCAACAACCCGGGCCTGCAGGCCGAGGTCGACCCCGCCACCAAGGGCTACTTCATGCAGCAG CTTGAAAAGCTCATAAATGCTAATTCAACTGAGGTTGATTGGGAACGTTCCTTCTATTTGAATTTAGTCGCTCACACGTCATATACTGTCACAGTGGCATTGTGCAG TATCAGCAATCTTTGCAATCGTGCAGACAAAAGCAAGCGGTTGCCTCCAATTTACAAGGTTTCAAAAACTGTATATGCATCCCCTAGCCGTGTAAATTTCCGCCTTGATCAAAGAAAG GCTGTAGAGACAGTACCTGCATATCCGAACATTTATTTCTCAGTTGATGACATCGATGATCCTTTTGATGCTGTG GTTTTGTCAGACCCAGAACACTGCTATTGTGTGATTCTCAATGCGCATGATGGGGCAGCATTTCCTGAAGAAAGCGAATCAAGCAATGTCGGTTCAAATATACAATCTGGGATCAACTCTGGGAGCAGTGGAGAGAACCCACCAAAGGTTCACTCTCTTCCTAAATGA